One window of Campylobacter sp. RM12651 genomic DNA carries:
- a CDS encoding inorganic phosphate transporter: protein MARENIIITILFAIVCVGFLFWGYSTTNYYIFFTIAAIFGIFLAFNIGANDVANAFGTSVGAKTLSIKQALIIAAIFEFSGAFFAGAEVTATIRSGIVSVKENIEPMHFAYVMMSALCAASVWIFIATYKSLPVSSTHSIVGGILGAALALGFIAENNATQVSWGGIGTIVASWFISPVLGGVLSYFVYSLVYKFIVVPTKEKENTLKQIKKDKAEYKKQYIDEFMQSEKSKQYSELYGILLNEKGEYANKLKEFTKKEKAVDVAGFLSKRIPVLATLIAFVISSMLFFKALNNVDTGLSHFSIGLIILLICISAYIICVGIINIMKKGEPKKAVNRIFSWFQIFTACTFAFSHGANDISNAVGPFAAILDILHTNTINPTSAVPTIVMLVFGISLVAGLWFLGKSVIKTVGKSLAKIKPTTGFSAEFASAIVILLATQLGIPISSTHILIGAVLGIGVFNKNANWKMMKPIGLAWMITLPASALISAFFLSLLYYLF, encoded by the coding sequence ATGGCAAGAGAAAACATTATTATAACGATACTTTTTGCTATCGTTTGTGTTGGCTTTTTGTTTTGGGGTTATAGCACCACAAATTATTATATATTCTTCACAATTGCTGCAATTTTTGGAATATTTTTAGCATTCAATATAGGTGCAAACGATGTTGCAAATGCTTTTGGAACGAGTGTTGGAGCAAAAACTCTTAGCATAAAACAAGCTTTAATAATAGCTGCGATATTTGAATTTAGCGGAGCATTTTTTGCTGGTGCTGAAGTAACTGCTACTATTAGAAGTGGTATTGTAAGCGTTAAAGAAAACATAGAACCTATGCACTTTGCTTATGTTATGATGAGTGCTTTGTGTGCTGCTAGTGTTTGGATTTTTATAGCTACTTATAAATCTTTACCTGTTAGTTCAACTCATTCAATAGTAGGCGGGATTTTAGGTGCTGCACTAGCTTTAGGTTTCATAGCCGAAAATAACGCTACTCAAGTTAGCTGGGGTGGGATAGGAACTATTGTTGCTAGTTGGTTTATCTCTCCTGTATTAGGTGGGGTTTTGAGTTATTTTGTTTATTCATTAGTTTATAAATTCATTGTAGTTCCTACTAAAGAAAAAGAAAATACTTTAAAACAAATCAAAAAAGATAAAGCAGAGTATAAAAAACAATATATAGATGAATTTATGCAAAGCGAAAAATCTAAGCAATATAGTGAGCTTTACGGCATTTTGCTTAACGAAAAAGGCGAATACGCAAATAAATTAAAAGAATTTACAAAAAAAGAAAAAGCAGTTGATGTAGCAGGATTTTTAAGCAAACGCATACCTGTTTTAGCTACTTTAATAGCTTTTGTAATTTCATCTATGTTATTTTTTAAAGCCTTAAATAATGTTGATACAGGACTTAGTCATTTTAGTATAGGATTAATCATCTTATTAATTTGTATTAGTGCTTATATAATTTGTGTAGGAATTATTAATATTATGAAAAAAGGCGAACCAAAAAAAGCAGTAAATCGTATTTTTTCATGGTTTCAAATATTTACAGCTTGCACATTTGCCTTTTCTCACGGAGCAAACGATATTTCAAACGCAGTTGGACCATTTGCTGCGATTTTAGATATTTTACACACAAATACAATAAATCCAACTTCAGCAGTGCCTACTATTGTAATGTTAGTATTTGGTATTTCACTAGTTGCTGGGCTTTGGTTTTTAGGCAAAAGCGTTATTAAAACCGTTGGCAAAAGTCTAGCAAAAATCAAGCCTACCACAGGTTTTAGTGCCGAGTTTGCTTCAGCTATTGTAATACTTCTAGCAACTCAACTAGGAATTCCAATCAGCTCAACTCATATTCTAATAGGTGCAGTATTAGGAATTGGAGTATTTAACAAAAACGCAAATTGGAAAATGATGAAGCCAATAGGCTTAGCGTGGATGATAACCTTACCTGCTAGTGCTTTAATTTCGGCATTTTTCTTAAGCTTACTTTATTATTTATTTTAG
- a CDS encoding MFS transporter — translation MNQIQDDILKTKEGKKSFKNAIISCWLGTAMEYADFVLYGLAAATVFGKVFYPEQTPIIALMLSFATYGVGFIARPIGAFFFGRLGDKYGRKEVMMITIFLMGAATTLIGFIPSYNSIGILAPLLLVILRFLQGFGAGAELSGGAIMLGEYAPSKNRGLVSSIIALGSNSGTLIASGIWFLLGFLDDKDFLEWGWRLPFIFSFLIAAFALYLRRFVGETPVFAKQKEQMQKQREQNLKTHKTENKTFWQKNKSFFIMLGLRMGENAPSYIAQSFLVGYVYTILLLDKQIATTGVLIASFLGFLVIPLSGWLSDKFGRRIMYRIFCLLLMIYAVPAFMLLDSKNEIIVICVIVVGMCLASLGIFGVQAAYGVEMFGCKNRYTKMALAKEIGGILSGGTAPFLATYFINLTHNWYLIAAYFIFMAGIGFVTTFFAPETRGRDLNLIEDAI, via the coding sequence ATGAATCAAATTCAAGATGATATTTTAAAGACAAAAGAAGGCAAAAAATCCTTTAAAAACGCAATCATTAGCTGTTGGCTAGGAACTGCTATGGAATATGCTGATTTTGTTTTATATGGCCTTGCGGCTGCAACCGTTTTTGGTAAAGTTTTTTACCCAGAGCAAACCCCTATAATCGCTCTAATGCTTAGTTTTGCAACCTATGGAGTTGGCTTTATTGCTAGACCTATTGGAGCTTTCTTTTTTGGTAGATTAGGAGATAAATATGGTCGTAAAGAAGTTATGATGATAACTATATTTTTAATGGGTGCAGCGACTACTTTAATAGGATTTATCCCATCTTATAATAGCATAGGCATTTTAGCACCTTTATTATTAGTAATTTTAAGATTTTTACAAGGTTTTGGAGCAGGAGCTGAACTTAGCGGTGGAGCTATTATGTTGGGTGAATACGCACCTAGCAAAAATCGTGGTTTAGTATCATCAATCATTGCACTAGGCTCTAATAGTGGGACTTTAATTGCTAGTGGAATTTGGTTTTTACTTGGATTTTTAGATGATAAAGACTTTTTAGAATGGGGCTGGAGATTGCCATTTATATTTAGCTTTTTAATAGCTGCATTTGCCTTGTATCTAAGACGCTTTGTAGGAGAAACACCTGTATTTGCAAAACAAAAAGAACAAATGCAAAAACAACGAGAACAAAATTTAAAAACTCACAAAACCGAAAACAAAACTTTTTGGCAAAAGAACAAATCATTTTTTATTATGCTAGGTCTTAGAATGGGAGAAAACGCCCCATCTTATATAGCTCAAAGCTTTTTAGTAGGTTATGTTTATACTATTTTATTATTAGACAAACAAATAGCTACAACAGGGGTTTTAATAGCTTCATTTTTAGGATTTTTAGTTATTCCATTATCTGGATGGCTAAGCGATAAATTTGGTCGTCGCATTATGTATAGGATATTTTGCTTATTATTAATGATTTATGCAGTTCCTGCATTTATGTTACTTGATAGCAAAAATGAAATAATAGTAATTTGTGTAATTGTCGTAGGAATGTGTCTTGCATCTTTAGGGATTTTTGGAGTTCAAGCAGCTTACGGAGTTGAAATGTTTGGGTGCAAAAATCGTTATACAAAAATGGCACTAGCTAAAGAAATCGGTGGCATTTTATCAGGTGGAACTGCACCATTTTTAGCAACTTATTTTATAAATCTAACTCATAATTGGTATTTAATCGCTGCTTATTTTATATTTATGGCAGGAATTGGATTTGTTACTACATTTTTTGCTCCTGAAACTAGGGGTAGAGATTTAAATCTTATTGAAGATGCTATATGA
- a CDS encoding nucleoside hydrolase: MKIVIDTDIGNGICGANTDDGLALALAIASKKIDLKAITTLSGNVINHKAYAVARNLISKLGIKIPVFLGSSKALLEDETPWRKRLDESVYNFKLEHLWQDFKPIKLYKNTKLNAVYKLCELARVYKNELIVCAIGPLTNIAQACILDNEFAKNVKEILIMGGVFDMSKYPKDTNFGFDPEAARIVLRSGAKITLAPYNITMQTSLTHKDLEEIKAINNKLCDFLYTSIKPWISYAELTRNSIGTWIHDALIIAYLLDSSICKSDEYYVDIETCGEARGKSLRYDKNLNMNIGIDLSKLNLVKVLKDIDNEKLLKLIKATLNEFSN; this comes from the coding sequence ATGAAAATCGTAATTGATACTGATATAGGCAATGGTATTTGTGGGGCTAATACTGATGATGGCTTAGCCCTAGCACTTGCAATTGCTAGTAAAAAGATTGATTTAAAAGCAATAACAACTCTAAGCGGAAATGTGATAAATCACAAAGCTTATGCAGTCGCAAGGAATTTAATTTCTAAATTAGGGATTAAAATTCCTGTATTTTTAGGCTCAAGTAAGGCTTTATTAGAAGATGAAACGCCGTGGAGAAAAAGACTTGATGAGAGTGTTTATAATTTTAAATTAGAACACTTATGGCAAGATTTTAAACCTATTAAACTTTATAAAAACACTAAATTAAACGCTGTTTATAAATTATGCGAATTAGCAAGAGTTTATAAAAATGAGCTTATTGTTTGTGCTATTGGACCACTTACAAACATAGCTCAAGCTTGTATTTTAGATAATGAGTTTGCAAAAAATGTAAAAGAGATTTTAATTATGGGCGGGGTATTTGATATGAGTAAATACCCTAAAGATACTAATTTTGGTTTTGACCCAGAAGCTGCTAGGATAGTGCTAAGAAGTGGGGCAAAAATCACTCTAGCACCTTACAATATCACAATGCAAACTAGCCTAACTCATAAAGATTTAGAAGAAATAAAAGCAATTAATAATAAACTATGTGATTTTTTATATACAAGTATTAAGCCTTGGATAAGCTATGCAGAGCTTACAAGAAATAGCATTGGCACTTGGATACACGATGCTTTAATAATTGCATATTTACTAGATTCTAGCATTTGTAAAAGCGATGAATATTATGTAGATATAGAAACTTGTGGCGAAGCAAGGGGCAAAAGCTTAAGATATGATAAAAATCTTAATATGAATATAGGCATTGATTTAAGCAAGTTAAACCTAGTAAAGGTTTTAAAAGATATTGATAATGAAAAATTATTAAAGCTAATAAAGGCAACTTTAAATGAATTTAGCAATTGA